A single window of Bordetella genomosp. 11 DNA harbors:
- a CDS encoding LysR family transcriptional regulator, translating into MELRHLRYFSVLAEELHFGRAAARLAISQPPLSVAIRQLEDSVGARLFERNSKEVRLTAAGQAMRVSARKILAQAEEAALEARDAAAGLIGNLRIGFVGAMLYRGLPQALRGFQARYPGVRIKLTEMNSGEQITELMHNGLDLGFVHTSRMPEELESRLLVSEPFVCCLPTRHPLARKASVRPADLRDQHLVLFSQGVSPDYHDRILSICAEAGFRPQVRHEARHWLAVVSLVSQGLGVALVPQALRHSALRGAVFRPLAGARARSDAYGVSRRDARNPLIGRLLDEFGETPTQA; encoded by the coding sequence ATGGAACTGCGTCACCTCCGCTACTTCTCCGTGCTGGCCGAAGAGCTGCACTTCGGCCGTGCCGCGGCACGGCTGGCGATTTCACAGCCGCCTTTGTCCGTGGCGATACGCCAGCTGGAGGACAGCGTCGGCGCGCGCCTGTTCGAACGCAATAGCAAGGAGGTCCGGTTGACGGCGGCGGGGCAGGCCATGCGCGTGTCGGCGCGCAAGATCCTGGCGCAGGCGGAAGAGGCGGCGCTGGAGGCGCGCGATGCGGCGGCGGGCCTGATCGGCAATCTGCGTATCGGCTTTGTCGGTGCCATGCTGTATCGCGGCCTGCCGCAGGCCCTGCGCGGATTCCAGGCGCGCTATCCGGGCGTGCGCATCAAGCTGACGGAAATGAACTCTGGCGAGCAGATCACCGAGCTGATGCACAACGGGCTGGACCTGGGTTTCGTGCATACCAGCCGCATGCCGGAGGAACTGGAAAGCCGCCTGCTGGTATCGGAGCCCTTCGTATGCTGCCTGCCGACGCGGCATCCGCTGGCGCGCAAGGCCAGCGTGCGCCCGGCCGATCTGCGTGACCAGCACCTGGTGCTGTTCAGCCAGGGCGTATCGCCGGATTACCACGACCGCATCCTGTCGATCTGCGCCGAGGCGGGATTCCGTCCGCAGGTCAGGCACGAGGCGCGCCACTGGCTGGCCGTGGTGTCGCTGGTGTCGCAGGGGCTGGGCGTGGCGCTGGTGCCGCAGGCGCTGCGGCACTCGGCCCTGCGGGGCGCGGTGTTCCGTCCGCTGGCGGGCGCGCGCGCCCGCTCCGACGCCTATGGCGTCAGCCGGCGCGACGCCCGCAACCCCCTGATCGGCCGGCTGCTGGACGAATTCGGCGAAACGCCCACCCAAGCCTGA
- a CDS encoding RidA family protein: MSDTPKPDANGITRYGAAGSTGGGGTHMPFSSAVAADGWLYVSGQVPMDDGEVTEGGIVPQAHKAIQQLLAILAEAGYGPEHIVRCGVWLADARDFASFNKVFKSYFGANPPARACVETRLVVDAKVEIDCVAYRTPPKR, translated from the coding sequence ATGAGCGATACCCCCAAACCCGACGCCAACGGCATCACCCGCTACGGCGCGGCCGGCAGCACCGGCGGTGGCGGCACCCATATGCCATTCTCCAGCGCCGTGGCAGCCGACGGCTGGCTGTATGTGTCCGGCCAGGTCCCCATGGACGATGGCGAGGTCACCGAGGGCGGCATCGTGCCGCAGGCGCACAAGGCGATCCAGCAGCTCCTGGCCATCCTGGCCGAAGCCGGCTATGGCCCCGAACACATCGTGCGCTGCGGCGTATGGCTGGCCGACGCACGCGACTTCGCGTCCTTCAACAAAGTGTTCAAGTCCTACTTCGGCGCGAACCCGCCCGCCCGCGCCTGCGTGGAAACGCGCCTGGTGGTCGATGCGAAAGTCGAGATCGACTGCGTGGCGTATAGAACCCCCCCGAAGCGCTGA